The DNA region ATTGATGGCTGCTGCGCCGTCGTTCTCAGCGGTAGCAGTAGCGTTTGGACTTGGCTTCATTTTCGGCTGCAGTTTCGACTTCTTGGACTGTGACAGTTTCGAGAACTCCGGCTTTATCAACATCTGTAGTTCCGCCGTTCCGGTCTACGCTTTCGTCGCTGGCAGTATCTTGATCGACGGAGGAAGCGACCTCTGTGGACATTGCTTCGTTGTGCGTAATCGTTTCCTCGTACGCTAGAGTGTCGTCATTGGGTGCGTCTCCATCGGTATTTTTACATTGTTCATTGCGTGTGGTCTCATTGTTGACCGTAGCTGTATCGTTGCCGACGGTGATTCCGCCGTGGTTGTCAGTGGCTTCCTCGTGCACTGTAACTTGTTCCTCGTCCAACAGTGCGGCAGAGGAAACTTCGGTGCGTACACGTTCGTCGGTGACAGTAATGTCGTTGTAGTTGGCTGTACTGTTATCGTCCGTGTGCGATGCGATGACGCCCTGGGTACCTACGGCTTGCACGTTGACAGCCACTTGTTCCTCCTCCAAAACTACGCCATTGGGTTCTGTAACGGGATGAATTGGCGTCTGGTTCGACTCTCTCGGATCTGACGGTACGTGTGGTAAGGATGGCGTTGAGGTCGGTTCCAACACGGACGGTTGAAAACTGTTCGGAATTGATACAGGCAAGAGTTGTTCCCTGGACAATTCGACGATATTTTTCTCGTCCACATTGATTGAATGGGATGCGTTCGTAGTTTCCGTGACGGAccgccgttgtcgttgtcggagTAGACTAGGAGGATCCGCCCAGGCCCACCGGGCCAAACGTCGCTGCGCATCCCAGGCCGCCTCGACTTCGCGTCGCACGTCGCGATTCAGGACTCGTTGCAGACGCGCAATCTCGATCGTCCCGGACGGCATCGTTTGCTCCGGTTCCAGCGGAGAACTCCGATCGCCGTGACTCATGGACGGATGCCGTCGTGACGTGGGACGTGCCTGGATCCAATCGGCTCACTGTAAAATaatttggttggttggttggtcACGTTCGTGCCGCTAGCGATAGGTGTCCGTCCCCCCTTTGGAACACGGTCGTCAcggttgacagtgaatgtcGTTACTGCACAAGGATAGAtttagaaaactgcaacgataacgggcgAGAATtgtctaaggaaccgaaaggatcctgcatactttcgtagacgatcaaaggcgtaaaaacataagattatagacttgtcagatagactttgggatatgaaccctcatgtaccgcttgacgtaggggttttctagtcccaCACATtgaaaccataaacatagacatggacatggagagatgtgtcccctcaaaaccactatgggaaaaaatagggatccacaacttgtaaaataaaaactttgacactgcatgcaatgacacgtagtactgcaaatgcaatttgttccgatactgttttcatcgaaacgggaaagtcggcaaacccttcttcacttgaatcaatataaaatttgacgcataagattctgtcgtactggagctgactgaacctttgttagcgcattGGCTAAGTTTGTTtccgacggctcataagcaatcttgataactcccatcgcgacattctctcgtacaaagtgatatgcaatagcattactcttcttcttcttcaacattgattccggcgctgtagtattgtgtaccaccgacatattgtcgcacaaaactctagccggaccatcaatcggagttcccatcatccgtaacttataccttaaACCCTgaatcatctccgtagcaatctttaatgcaacaaactcacttccaaacgaagatgtttcaactgaattctgacgcttcgaaaaccacataatcggagaatGATTGAGAtatatcaaaacacctgtttGTGAACaacgagtgactttgtctccagcatggtcagcgtcaacaaaagcagtaatctccacagccctaccacgtggctttggagcattcggcggaataggttccttcacattaccataaaaatccgtccaatctgcaccatctataaaatggttctcaatatcagcatatgaatcatcaaacacgagtcgagacctgttgtgagatttcaaataagcaaaaatatgaagaacagcactcaagtgtccttctcgtggcatcgcgagaaatgatgaaagcatagatacttcacacataatatcaatacaaccaatttcaactgcccatctcaaaacaccaatctgagactgaaaatagttagcatgctctgcattcaacacaggagaaacatcaagttctggtgGATATTTTGTCGACATTGGCAATgacactttgttaggcaaacctcttttgatttcgctcaaatctttctcaacattcgcgacagcttgtttcacgTAATTCgtcgaactcatagaccatcgcggtttgtctggcttatcgggaagtgaaaagtgtccaagattcgctcccaaatatGTCTCCGTTGTCTTAATCGATTCCGGtttaagcttgaaatgttttccgATAGTATCCAGGATACTTTTCGGatcatgactgatacataggaaatcatccatgtaaataagcacatactcataaaattcgagaccaccttcattctgaaatggtcttaaccaaacatctggatctgcaatacaagagGTAAGCGtcaattcttccattgttgcagctaagtgagcatgCCAAGCagctccacttgacttcaaaccatacaacACTCAAACAATAATTGCATAATGACTTTCCGTCaaattcccaaattctggaccacatgttgtatataccttttctcgaactgcggcattcaaatattcattttgtgcatcagcaccaagtatttgcatcaAATCCAACACTGCAATAAGTAAcgcaattcgaacactgtccctCGAAACAACGCTAGCATAAATAATtgaactcggcggatctgtaatgtgtcccccggcgacaaatctggctttgcaagtgaagtccattttgatatcaaaaatcatatgacaaggtatccaagtgtaaccaactggtttcGACGCACTGGGCtcaagaactttgaacgctggcataacgtttttcatttcttttctgattgcatccaaccatatagaagtgttagtatAACAatcaatttcgagagcttcctttactgactttggcatacaaataccaaatttgtgagtccgtttcagGTATCTGGCCTTTACTGCTGAAATAATTCTCTCTCGTTTGCGTAATacgtccggtacccaccaggcaaaagctggttcatggactaacttgtttgcaacaacataTTTGACAACATCAacaggatttgattctttcagatctttcaagggaatccatgtatttgatccatctttccattgaagtaaaagttgccaaccttttgttgtttgacGCATTTGTTTCACACCACATTTGTCTGTATAATACAGATtgtcagcagcaaccgccaATCCTTCCTTccggtgatcaacaat from Phaeodactylum tricornutum CCAP 1055/1 chromosome 18, whole genome shotgun sequence includes:
- a CDS encoding predicted protein, which codes for MSHGDRSSPLEPEQTMPSGTIEIARLQRVLNRDVRREVEAAWDAQRRLARWAWADPPSLLRQRQRRSVTETTNASHSINVDEKNIVELSREQLLPVSIPNSFQPSVLEPTSTPSLPHVPSDPRESNQTPIHPVTEPNGVVLEEEQVAVNVQAVGTQGVIASHTDDNSTANYNDITVTDERVRTEVSSAALLDEEQVTVHEEATDNHGGITVGNDTATVNNETTRNEQCKNTDGDAPNDDTLAYEETITHNEAMSTEVASSVDQDTASDESVDRNGGTTDVDKAGVLETVTVQEVETAAENEAKSKRYCYR